A genome region from Ammoniphilus oxalaticus includes the following:
- a CDS encoding glycosyltransferase family 4 protein, with product MSKKVLFCATVDYHFELFHLPYLKWFKEQGWEIHVAAQGQRNLPFVDQKYDIPIQRSPFKKQNIFAYTALRKLMDEHRYELVHCHTPMGGALARLAARRARKRGAKVIYTAHGFHFCQGAPLLNWLLYYPIEKQLARYTDCLITINQEDYQLARRRKFKAGKIVHVHGVGVDSERFAPITQEQCIEQRQMLGYEADEFLMLYAAEFNQNKNQQLLLHALAIIHDEAPQARLVLAGEGPLLDECKELARRLGIEQKVDFLGFRNDLERWLPICDLAVASSLREGLPVNIMEAMACGLPVVASDNRGHRELVKNDANGWVVATRDVKEMAEKIKLVIANPTWKRELGLTGRQRIDQTYSERNVLRQKTEIYSSLIEERAKMEELTWVVP from the coding sequence ATGAGCAAAAAGGTGTTGTTTTGCGCGACGGTTGATTATCATTTCGAACTTTTCCATCTGCCCTATTTAAAGTGGTTTAAGGAACAAGGTTGGGAGATTCATGTTGCTGCCCAAGGTCAACGGAATCTCCCTTTTGTCGATCAAAAATATGATATACCGATCCAACGATCGCCGTTTAAGAAGCAAAATATATTCGCCTATACCGCGCTTCGCAAGCTGATGGATGAGCACCGATATGAGCTCGTGCATTGCCATACGCCAATGGGCGGAGCGCTTGCTCGTCTTGCGGCTCGACGCGCTCGAAAACGCGGCGCAAAAGTAATCTATACCGCGCACGGATTTCACTTTTGTCAGGGGGCTCCTTTATTAAATTGGTTGTTGTATTATCCGATTGAAAAACAGCTCGCTCGTTACACCGACTGCCTGATCACGATTAATCAGGAAGATTATCAACTGGCCCGCAGGCGAAAATTTAAAGCGGGGAAGATCGTTCATGTGCATGGCGTTGGCGTCGATTCAGAGCGGTTTGCGCCGATCACACAGGAACAATGCATTGAACAACGGCAAATGTTAGGTTACGAGGCGGATGAATTTTTAATGCTCTACGCTGCCGAATTTAATCAGAATAAAAATCAACAGCTGTTGCTCCACGCCTTAGCCATCATTCATGATGAGGCTCCGCAAGCGAGATTGGTGCTCGCGGGAGAAGGGCCGCTGCTTGATGAGTGTAAAGAACTCGCCCGCCGTCTCGGCATCGAGCAGAAAGTTGACTTTCTTGGCTTCCGCAACGACCTTGAACGATGGTTGCCGATTTGTGATCTCGCCGTTGCCTCAAGTTTGCGTGAAGGACTACCCGTTAACATCATGGAAGCGATGGCTTGCGGACTGCCTGTCGTCGCCAGCGATAACCGCGGACATCGGGAGTTGGTGAAAAACGACGCCAATGGGTGGGTTGTAGCCACGCGAGACGTAAAAGAAATGGCTGAAAAAATTAAATTAGTCATTGCTAATCCGACTTGGAAAAGAGAGTTAGGTTTAACGGGCAGGCAAAGGATTGATCAAACATACAGTGAGAGAAATGTTTTGCGCCAAAAGACAGAAATCTATTCTTCGTTGATAGAAGAACGGGCAAAGATGGAGGAGTTAACGTGGGTCGTCCCTTAA
- a CDS encoding glycosyltransferase family 1 protein, with translation MGRPLRILHSVVNMNRGGAETLLMNLYRNIDRTKIKFDFLTNKEGVFDPEIEQLGGRVYRIPYITDVGHFGYIKALDRFFKDHQQYKVVHSHMDKMSGFVLRAAKRAGVPMRIAHSHNTSSEGGAFARLYKWYAGTRISSNASHLFSCSREAAKWLFHSQAAHSAILKNGIESERFLFSPDVRLQVRRDLGLTEDHFVLGHVGRFNRQKNHRFLIEMFAELQKVKKDARLILTGDGPLRPEIEQQVKDFGLDERVTFLGVRSDIDRLMQAFDVFAFPSFHEGLPVTLIEAQGAGLPCVLSDTITKEVDLGMQLVHYCPLGDMTSWLEKILESSNASRKSSAKALFRNGYDISDTAVWLGDFYLGV, from the coding sequence GTGGGTCGTCCCTTAAGGATACTACATAGTGTGGTCAACATGAACCGTGGCGGCGCCGAAACGCTGCTAATGAATCTGTATCGAAATATCGATCGGACAAAAATAAAATTCGATTTCCTCACAAATAAAGAAGGCGTCTTTGACCCTGAAATCGAACAACTGGGTGGTCGCGTTTATCGAATTCCTTATATCACTGACGTCGGCCACTTTGGCTATATAAAAGCCTTGGACCGCTTTTTTAAAGATCATCAGCAATATAAGGTCGTTCACTCTCACATGGATAAAATGAGCGGATTCGTTCTTCGCGCGGCAAAGAGGGCGGGGGTTCCCATGCGGATCGCGCATAGTCACAATACGAGCAGTGAAGGAGGGGCATTTGCCCGATTGTATAAATGGTATGCGGGGACACGCATTTCATCTAACGCGAGCCATCTGTTTTCCTGTTCGCGGGAAGCGGCTAAGTGGCTGTTTCATAGCCAAGCGGCTCATAGCGCCATCTTGAAAAATGGGATTGAAAGTGAACGATTTTTGTTCTCGCCTGATGTTCGATTACAAGTACGGAGAGATTTGGGATTAACAGAGGATCATTTTGTTTTAGGACATGTAGGGAGGTTTAATCGGCAAAAAAACCACCGGTTCCTGATTGAAATGTTCGCTGAATTACAGAAAGTGAAAAAGGATGCAAGGCTGATCCTAACGGGAGATGGTCCGCTTAGGCCTGAAATAGAGCAGCAAGTAAAAGACTTTGGATTGGATGAGCGCGTTACATTTTTAGGCGTCCGCTCGGATATTGACCGACTCATGCAGGCGTTTGATGTGTTTGCGTTTCCCTCGTTTCATGAAGGGTTGCCCGTTACGCTAATTGAGGCCCAAGGAGCGGGATTACCTTGCGTGCTTTCCGATACGATTACGAAAGAAGTCGATCTAGGCATGCAACTCGTCCATTACTGCCCTTTGGGAGATATGACAAGTTGGCTGGAAAAGATACTTGAAAGCTCTAATGCATCAAGAAAATCGTCAGCTAAAGCCCTGTTCCGAAATGGTTACGACATTTCAGATACCGCAGTGTGGTTAGGGGATTTTTATTTAGGAGTATAG
- a CDS encoding glycosyltransferase family 2 protein codes for MKNMRLTVFTPTYNRAYCLQDCYESLKRQTNKDFMWLIIDDGSTDGTPELVEQWIAEEAVPIRYYWQENHGMHGAHNTAYELIETELNVCIDSDDYMPDDAVEKILAFWERHGSDQVSGIIGLDSDREGKVLGTRLPEDLKQSTLFDLYRKHGVTGDKKLVYRTELTKKYRYPIFEGEKYVGLAYKYYKLDEQYEMLLLNEVLCCVEYLADGSSMNMLSQYKRNPRGFAFYRKELMKLSFANFSFKFRQAIHLVSSSIIARNRNLLIETPSKLITLLALPLGVVLYGFIVVKTKRA; via the coding sequence ATGAAAAATATGAGATTAACTGTTTTTACACCTACTTATAATCGCGCGTATTGTCTCCAAGACTGCTATGAAAGTTTGAAGCGCCAAACGAATAAAGATTTTATGTGGTTAATTATCGATGATGGTTCGACGGATGGCACACCAGAGTTAGTCGAACAGTGGATAGCGGAAGAGGCTGTGCCGATTCGTTATTACTGGCAAGAAAATCATGGGATGCATGGGGCGCACAATACGGCCTACGAGCTGATTGAAACAGAGTTGAATGTTTGTATTGACTCAGATGATTACATGCCAGACGATGCCGTCGAAAAAATTCTTGCTTTTTGGGAACGGCATGGCAGCGATCAAGTGAGTGGCATCATTGGGTTGGATTCAGACAGAGAAGGAAAGGTGCTTGGAACCCGATTGCCTGAAGATCTGAAGCAGAGCACACTGTTTGATCTCTATCGTAAACATGGCGTCACGGGCGACAAAAAACTAGTCTACCGAACCGAATTGACAAAGAAGTATCGCTATCCCATTTTTGAAGGTGAAAAATACGTCGGGTTGGCGTACAAGTACTATAAACTAGACGAACAATACGAAATGTTGTTGCTAAATGAGGTGTTATGCTGCGTTGAGTACCTTGCCGATGGATCCTCCATGAATATGTTGAGTCAGTATAAAAGGAATCCGAGGGGATTTGCTTTCTATCGAAAGGAATTGATGAAGCTCTCCTTTGCTAATTTTTCATTTAAATTCAGGCAAGCGATCCATCTAGTATCAAGCAGCATCATCGCTAGAAATCGCAACCTATTAATTGAAACACCAAGCAAATTAATCACTCTATTAGCTTTACCTTTAGGGGTTGTTTTGTATGGTTTTATCGTAGTTAAAACAAAGAGAGCCTAA
- a CDS encoding EpsG family protein produces MTVIWITLVIAYMFSLYARYLSTPVPLGLVEVRPNKLMAIVAVFTLALVAGLRNNIGDTYFYMHTYRTQDVGSWDFVLSQKDVGFNIYQMILKQFSDDPQLLVFVSALITNVLIGYVLYKYSRLLELSIFVFVTSGMYIVSMNGIRQYLAAAILFAATKYLLEGDWKKYCLVILLASGFHQTAIILIPIYFMVRRKAWTVTTFVLLFIAIIFTVGYGQFSSAFFSAIDDTHYSEYQNFNEGGANIIRVFVDLMPVVLAYLGRERLRELFPKSDYIVNLSLLSVVFMIIATQNWIFARMSIYFGLYQLLLISWIIKAFREKEQRFVYYSILICYCVYFYYENVVTLGIVYRSHYL; encoded by the coding sequence ATGACGGTAATTTGGATAACGTTAGTGATTGCGTACATGTTCTCTTTATATGCTAGGTACTTGTCTACCCCTGTTCCCTTAGGGCTGGTCGAAGTTAGACCGAATAAGCTAATGGCGATCGTAGCTGTATTCACGTTAGCGCTTGTTGCAGGTTTAAGAAACAATATAGGCGATACGTACTTTTATATGCATACATACCGAACACAAGATGTCGGAAGTTGGGATTTTGTTCTCTCTCAGAAGGATGTCGGATTTAATATTTATCAGATGATTTTAAAGCAATTTTCGGATGATCCTCAACTTCTCGTTTTTGTGTCCGCGTTGATTACAAACGTATTGATTGGGTATGTGCTGTATAAGTATTCTAGATTGCTAGAGTTAAGCATTTTTGTTTTTGTTACTTCCGGGATGTATATCGTCTCTATGAATGGAATTAGGCAATATTTGGCTGCCGCGATCTTATTCGCCGCAACGAAGTATTTATTAGAAGGAGACTGGAAGAAATATTGTTTGGTAATTCTACTCGCTTCGGGCTTTCATCAAACGGCTATTATTTTGATTCCGATCTATTTTATGGTGAGAAGAAAAGCTTGGACAGTCACGACCTTCGTTCTTCTTTTTATTGCGATTATCTTTACAGTAGGATATGGGCAATTTTCATCCGCTTTTTTTAGCGCAATCGATGATACGCATTATAGCGAATATCAGAACTTTAACGAAGGTGGAGCGAATATCATCCGCGTGTTTGTTGATCTAATGCCTGTTGTTTTAGCTTATTTAGGAAGAGAAAGGTTACGGGAGTTATTTCCAAAAAGTGACTACATTGTTAACCTATCCTTGCTAAGTGTTGTGTTTATGATTATTGCCACGCAAAATTGGATATTTGCGAGAATGTCCATTTACTTTGGTCTGTATCAGTTACTGCTCATTTCATGGATTATTAAAGCCTTTCGAGAAAAGGAACAAAGATTTGTCTACTATTCAATTCTCATTTGCTATTGTGTTTATTTTTATTATGAGAATGTCGTGACCCTTGGAATTGTATACCGTAGTCATTATTTATAG
- a CDS encoding glycosyltransferase family 1 protein, with amino-acid sequence MDKKKRVLHVVSAMNRGGAETLLMNVYRNIDRDRIQFDFVSHRSVEGDFDREICQLGGKIYRVKSLGQSGLFSYISALRGIMVSEEYAAVHAHTDYQAGFPLLAAKRAGIKRRICHSHSNHFPKGNRLKERALLKVLQMVITRAATDYCACSQEAAQFLYGNRQGVHLLKNGIDIDSFLGEMEPPQARSVRQELGIPTNAKLIGHIGHFSPSKNHSFMLRLLKELVTERSDIFLILVGGGPLREEIEGEARRLGVDDHVRFLGVRSDAPRLMKAFDVFLFPSIYEGFGIVAIEAQSAGTPCIIADSVPKSVDMGLGLVSFVSLQDSLAEWTKQIHKAFLTEQISNEAIVSKISSAGFDIKQNVSEWLGLYG; translated from the coding sequence ATGGACAAGAAAAAGAGGGTTCTGCATGTGGTCAGCGCCATGAATCGCGGCGGCGCGGAAACATTGTTAATGAACGTCTATAGAAATATAGATCGAGATCGAATCCAATTCGACTTTGTTTCCCATCGATCTGTTGAGGGTGATTTCGATCGTGAGATTTGTCAGTTGGGTGGGAAGATTTACAGAGTTAAAAGCTTAGGGCAGTCGGGGTTATTTTCATACATCTCTGCATTAAGGGGAATCATGGTTTCCGAAGAATATGCAGCGGTCCATGCCCATACTGACTATCAAGCAGGATTTCCACTGCTGGCGGCAAAGAGGGCTGGTATAAAGAGAAGAATTTGTCATTCACATAGCAACCATTTTCCGAAAGGGAATCGGTTGAAGGAAAGGGCTCTGCTGAAAGTGTTGCAAATGGTTATCACGCGGGCGGCGACGGACTACTGCGCATGTAGTCAGGAGGCGGCCCAATTTTTATATGGGAACAGGCAAGGTGTACATCTGCTAAAGAACGGGATTGATATCGATTCTTTTCTTGGGGAGATGGAACCTCCGCAAGCCAGAAGTGTGAGACAGGAACTGGGGATTCCGACAAATGCAAAACTGATCGGTCATATTGGTCATTTTTCACCTTCAAAAAACCATTCGTTTATGTTGAGGCTATTAAAAGAACTCGTTACGGAACGAAGCGATATATTCCTAATCCTAGTTGGGGGTGGTCCCTTACGGGAAGAAATAGAGGGTGAAGCTAGGAGACTTGGCGTTGATGACCATGTCCGTTTCCTTGGTGTTCGCTCAGACGCGCCTCGATTAATGAAAGCTTTTGACGTCTTTTTGTTCCCTTCGATTTATGAGGGTTTCGGCATTGTCGCAATCGAAGCGCAAAGCGCGGGCACGCCGTGTATTATAGCGGACAGTGTGCCGAAGAGCGTAGACATGGGGCTCGGACTCGTGTCATTCGTTTCCTTACAGGACAGTCTAGCAGAGTGGACCAAACAGATTCATAAAGCATTTTTAACAGAGCAGATATCAAACGAGGCGATTGTGAGTAAAATCTCGTCGGCGGGTTTTGATATCAAACAAAATGTTTCGGAATGGTTGGGGTTATACGGATGA
- a CDS encoding glycosyltransferase, producing MKKKKILISSFDLAIGGVERSLIGLLNQLDYSRFDVDLLLFRHEGEFMPLLPSGPNLLAEIPQYATFRQSIKEIVKSGHASIGLSRLIARYVGTVQGKLTRSAEPGYRVIQYGWKYSLPFLPEMKEEYDVAISFLWPHYFIGDKVRAKQKLGWVHTDYSNIQINQALEQQMWEQLDQVVAVSEECRQSFLKVMPSLRAKTMVIENIISPAFVREQALAEVAEGMSQIAGRVKLLTVGRLSFAKGIDQAAYACRKLVDQGIDVEWTIVGYGPLQAEIEEIIENLNLRDHFKLVGKKTNPYPYMRACDIYVQPSRYEGKAVTVREAQILGKPVLITHFPTAPSQVQDGLDGLITPMGVDGIVVGVKKLLEDNDLRKKLAANAQRRDYSNNDQVEKLYSLIESNEGKISKAADR from the coding sequence ATGAAAAAGAAAAAAATATTAATCAGCTCTTTTGATTTAGCAATCGGCGGAGTCGAACGGAGTCTGATCGGATTGCTCAATCAATTGGATTATAGTCGATTCGATGTCGATCTTCTGTTATTTAGACATGAGGGGGAATTTATGCCTTTATTGCCGAGCGGCCCCAACTTACTAGCGGAAATCCCCCAATACGCAACTTTCAGACAATCGATAAAAGAAATCGTAAAAAGTGGACACGCTTCGATTGGACTCTCCCGATTGATCGCTCGGTACGTAGGAACGGTCCAAGGTAAGTTAACCCGAAGCGCGGAACCAGGGTATCGGGTGATCCAGTATGGATGGAAATATTCCCTGCCGTTTCTTCCCGAAATGAAAGAAGAATACGATGTTGCCATCAGCTTTCTTTGGCCCCATTACTTTATTGGAGATAAAGTGCGAGCGAAGCAAAAGTTGGGATGGGTTCACACAGATTATTCTAACATTCAAATCAATCAAGCGTTGGAGCAACAAATGTGGGAGCAACTGGATCAAGTTGTCGCTGTATCCGAGGAGTGCCGTCAATCGTTTCTAAAAGTAATGCCATCCTTGCGCGCCAAAACAATGGTGATCGAAAATATTATTTCTCCCGCATTTGTTCGTGAACAAGCCTTGGCCGAGGTTGCGGAAGGGATGTCGCAGATCGCTGGACGAGTAAAATTGCTTACTGTCGGTAGACTGTCTTTCGCCAAAGGAATTGACCAAGCGGCGTACGCTTGTCGGAAGCTAGTCGATCAAGGAATCGACGTCGAATGGACGATCGTCGGCTATGGCCCTTTGCAAGCTGAGATTGAGGAAATTATCGAAAATTTGAACCTGCGTGATCATTTTAAACTGGTCGGAAAAAAGACGAATCCATATCCTTATATGCGGGCATGCGATATTTATGTGCAGCCTTCGCGTTATGAAGGGAAAGCGGTGACGGTGCGTGAGGCCCAGATTTTAGGAAAACCCGTCTTGATTACGCATTTTCCTACAGCGCCTAGCCAAGTTCAAGACGGACTAGATGGTCTGATTACACCGATGGGAGTCGATGGAATCGTAGTCGGAGTAAAAAAGTTACTAGAGGATAACGATTTGCGAAAGAAGCTTGCCGCAAATGCGCAAAGACGTGATTATAGCAATAATGACCAGGTTGAAAAATTATATTCATTAATAGAGTCGAATGAAGGGAAAATAAGTAAGGCGGCGGATAGATGA
- a CDS encoding glycosyltransferase family 2 protein: MIPKVSLVVPIYKVEQYLAQCVESILRQTYPNLEIILVNDGSPDNCGHIADRYAALDPRVYVIHKENGGLSDARNVGMQRVTGDYVLFVDSDDWLDEKMVEEMVNKSLSYEADVVQSAFYYAYDDHLLYDNRYFSREDEPLVLDRQRLMKELVINEKVKNFAWGKLFKTNLARDIPFKKGVLFEDVFWAHQVMHRAQTYVILHQPMFYYRQRKDSIVATYTPRNLDYLRGLKERHSFIASHYQELSAQSYKNILNASLIHYNLLFLNKEQDKGGALRREIQNYVKNHHQQLKKAAKNDNGLSRQLTWFVIHPNLYLVYNVVIKGLKKLKVISQPSGLERINL; this comes from the coding sequence ATGATACCCAAAGTTAGCTTAGTTGTTCCTATTTACAAGGTTGAACAATACCTTGCCCAGTGTGTCGAAAGCATCCTCAGGCAGACCTATCCGAATTTAGAGATCATCTTAGTCAATGATGGATCTCCGGATAATTGCGGACACATAGCTGATCGCTATGCCGCGTTGGATCCGCGGGTTTACGTCATCCATAAGGAAAATGGCGGACTATCTGATGCGCGTAATGTCGGTATGCAACGGGTGACTGGCGATTATGTGCTATTTGTCGACAGTGATGATTGGCTGGATGAAAAAATGGTAGAGGAAATGGTGAATAAAAGTTTGAGCTATGAAGCCGATGTCGTTCAATCGGCTTTTTATTATGCCTACGATGATCATCTCCTTTACGACAATCGGTATTTCTCGCGTGAAGATGAGCCGCTCGTCTTAGATCGACAGCGTCTGATGAAGGAATTAGTGATCAATGAAAAGGTCAAAAACTTTGCTTGGGGCAAGCTTTTCAAGACGAATCTGGCGCGCGATATTCCATTTAAAAAAGGCGTTTTATTTGAAGACGTGTTTTGGGCGCATCAAGTCATGCACCGCGCGCAAACGTATGTCATTTTGCATCAACCGATGTTCTATTATCGTCAACGCAAGGACAGTATCGTGGCGACCTACACACCGCGCAATTTAGATTATTTACGGGGATTGAAGGAGCGGCACTCATTTATAGCTTCACATTATCAAGAACTATCGGCCCAGTCGTACAAAAACATCTTAAATGCCAGTTTGATCCACTACAACTTGCTGTTTTTGAATAAAGAGCAAGACAAGGGCGGCGCATTAAGACGGGAGATACAAAACTATGTTAAAAACCATCATCAACAATTAAAGAAAGCCGCCAAAAATGACAATGGACTAAGTCGGCAGCTAACATGGTTTGTCATCCACCCCAACCTTTATCTCGTGTATAACGTAGTGATCAAGGGTTTGAAGAAATTGAAAGTTATTTCGCAACCGAGCGGATTAGAACGGATTAATTTGTAA
- a CDS encoding CDP-glycerol glycerophosphotransferase family protein: protein MNRFLEKVKKTIWFILIRLFNCFPIKENKIFLTSYYGSQYGDNPKYITEYILEHAPKNKFDLVWGFTDPEAREGIPGIRKVKRMSIGYFYELCTAKVVITNYRTTEFFVKRKNQYYIQTWHSSLRLKQIEKDAEASLPEGYLRMAKQDSKKCDLLLSGSAFSTDIFERSFWYSGEIFEHGTPRNDFLFRNNTEKRRDVLKQLNIPSDSKVVLYAPTFRKNKGLEVYDLQYQNILDRLKHRFGGDWICLVRLHPHLLAQSSQLQFASNVLDVTAYDDIQELLSVSDILISDYSSLMFDFSITNRPCFLYVPDLEEYIQTDRNLYFDLNELPFISVMNNEELVAEIDNFDPDQYTQDLQVFLQRIGTFENGDACEHLLSRIHRVCFKEKGRYEDEAV, encoded by the coding sequence ATGAATCGATTCTTGGAAAAAGTAAAGAAAACCATATGGTTTATTCTCATTCGTCTCTTTAACTGCTTTCCGATTAAAGAAAATAAGATCTTTTTAACGAGCTACTATGGCAGTCAGTATGGAGACAACCCCAAATACATTACGGAATATATCTTAGAACATGCTCCGAAAAATAAGTTTGATCTTGTCTGGGGGTTTACGGATCCAGAAGCTCGAGAGGGTATCCCCGGAATCCGAAAGGTCAAGAGAATGTCGATTGGCTATTTTTACGAGTTATGCACTGCGAAAGTTGTTATTACAAATTATCGAACGACTGAATTTTTTGTGAAAAGAAAGAATCAATATTATATCCAAACATGGCACAGTTCTTTGCGATTGAAACAGATCGAAAAGGATGCGGAAGCGTCTTTACCTGAGGGCTATCTTCGTATGGCGAAACAAGATTCGAAAAAATGCGATCTTCTATTGTCCGGAAGCGCTTTTAGCACCGACATTTTTGAAAGATCCTTTTGGTATAGCGGAGAAATCTTTGAGCATGGAACTCCGCGCAATGATTTTCTTTTTCGGAACAACACAGAGAAAAGAAGGGATGTTTTGAAACAATTAAACATTCCGAGCGATAGCAAAGTTGTATTGTATGCTCCGACGTTTAGAAAAAATAAGGGTTTAGAGGTGTATGACCTACAATATCAAAACATCTTAGATAGATTAAAACATCGATTTGGCGGCGACTGGATCTGCTTGGTGAGGTTGCATCCGCATCTACTAGCTCAATCTAGCCAACTGCAATTTGCTTCAAACGTTTTAGATGTGACTGCTTACGATGATATTCAGGAATTGCTTAGTGTTTCGGATATTTTGATTTCCGATTACTCTTCGCTCATGTTCGATTTCTCGATTACGAATCGCCCTTGTTTTCTCTATGTTCCCGATTTGGAAGAATATATCCAAACCGATCGCAATCTCTATTTCGATTTGAATGAATTGCCTTTTATTAGTGTGATGAACAACGAGGAACTAGTCGCTGAAATAGACAATTTTGATCCTGATCAATACACGCAAGACCTGCAAGTGTTCTTGCAGCGGATTGGGACTTTTGAAAACGGAGATGCTTGTGAGCATTTATTGAGTCGCATTCATCGGGTGTGCTTTAAAGAAAAGGGGAGATATGAAGATGAAGCCGTATAA
- a CDS encoding adenylyltransferase/cytidyltransferase family protein, which translates to MKPYKIGYTTGVFDLFHVGHLNILKRAKEQCDYLIVGVSTDELVMEYKSKKPVIPQQERVEIVNSIKYVDLVVHQTNRNKFFAWEELKFDVLFVGDDWKGDSLFVEMEKKFNHVGVEIIYFPYTSGVSSTGLKEKIRYKKSVV; encoded by the coding sequence ATGAAGCCGTATAAAATAGGATATACAACCGGGGTATTTGATCTTTTCCATGTTGGGCATCTTAACATCTTAAAAAGGGCTAAGGAACAATGCGATTATTTGATTGTAGGGGTAAGTACAGACGAGTTAGTGATGGAGTATAAAAGTAAGAAGCCCGTCATTCCCCAGCAAGAACGCGTGGAAATCGTGAACTCGATTAAATATGTTGATCTAGTTGTCCATCAAACCAATCGGAATAAGTTTTTTGCTTGGGAAGAATTAAAATTTGACGTTCTCTTCGTGGGGGATGATTGGAAAGGAGACAGCCTGTTCGTGGAAATGGAGAAGAAGTTCAATCATGTAGGGGTGGAGATCATCTATTTCCCATATACCAGCGGCGTTTCCTCCACTGGACTTAAGGAGAAAATTAGATACAAAAAATCGGTTGTGTGA
- a CDS encoding glycosyltransferase yields the protein MIRPAISIIVPVYNDELHLRACVDSLLTQSFTDFEIILVNDGSTDGSGKICDDFAVKDARVRVIHKHNGGVSSARNIGVAAARGEYIGFVDGDDRIETNMYVELHTLCVETDSDIAICRLGREINGELMNNDPRPFVKELDHNEAIARLFEGVLYRFSLCNKLFKKTCFEGVSFPEGRIHEDLSSTYRLFANANKAIYSNFIGYIYVKRENSILTSTYSEKRLDAFLGWDEILTFMNDRYKHLTHTVITCFLYWCIDNVFYILKQVENRRDRNQYLGVIQQCVKKHYKEIMSSKISMKHRMIITLLNYNVRLLTISYSLRGAIFDTSS from the coding sequence ATGATCAGGCCAGCCATTAGTATTATTGTCCCTGTTTATAATGATGAGCTCCACTTAAGGGCTTGCGTTGATAGTCTTTTAACTCAATCTTTTACCGACTTTGAAATCATACTCGTCAATGATGGATCGACAGACGGAAGCGGTAAAATTTGTGATGATTTTGCCGTGAAAGATGCTAGAGTGCGAGTGATTCACAAGCATAATGGGGGAGTAAGTTCAGCAAGAAATATAGGGGTGGCAGCGGCTAGGGGAGAATACATCGGATTTGTAGACGGGGATGACCGAATTGAGACAAATATGTATGTTGAACTCCATACTTTGTGCGTGGAGACCGATAGCGATATCGCCATCTGCAGGTTGGGTAGGGAGATTAATGGTGAATTAATGAATAATGATCCGAGACCATTTGTGAAAGAATTAGATCACAATGAAGCGATTGCGCGGCTATTTGAAGGTGTTTTGTATAGGTTTTCGCTGTGTAATAAACTGTTCAAAAAGACGTGTTTTGAAGGGGTGTCCTTTCCTGAAGGGAGGATTCACGAGGATCTGTCTTCAACCTATAGGCTATTCGCTAATGCAAATAAAGCTATATATTCTAATTTTATCGGATATATTTACGTGAAAAGGGAAAACAGCATTTTAACATCAACATATAGCGAAAAAAGATTGGATGCCTTTTTAGGATGGGATGAAATATTAACATTTATGAATGATAGATACAAACATCTAACCCATACGGTCATAACTTGTTTTTTATATTGGTGCATAGATAATGTTTTTTATATATTAAAGCAGGTAGAGAATAGGAGGGACCGCAATCAATATTTGGGTGTCATTCAACAATGTGTTAAAAAGCATTATAAAGAGATCATGAGCAGTAAAATTTCAATGAAACATAGAATGATTATCACCCTGTTGAATTACAATGTGCGGTTACTGACTATTAGCTATTCGTTGAGGGGAGCGATATTCGATACATCGAGCTAA